In a genomic window of Rhododendron vialii isolate Sample 1 chromosome 12a, ASM3025357v1:
- the LOC131311160 gene encoding lipid phosphate phosphatase 2-like isoform X2, which yields MPEIQLGAHTIRSHGTHVARIHMHDWLILLLLVVIEVILNLIEPFHRFVGEDMMTDLKYPLKGNTIPFWAVPIFGILLPFAIITAYYFVRKDVYDLHHAILGLLFSVLLTGVLTDAIKDAVGRPRPDFFWRCFPDGKGVFDPVTRNVMCTGLKSVIKEGHKSFPSGHTSWSFAGLGFLSLYLSGKIRAFDRKGHVAKLCISFLPLLVAALVGVSRVDDYWHHWQDVFAGGLLGLTVACFCYLQFFPPPYDIDEA from the exons ATGCCAGAGATTCAATTAGGTGCTCACACTATAAGGTCCCATGGAACTCATGTCGCAAGGATCCACATGCACGATTGGCTGATTCTTCTGCTTCTGGTGGTGATAGAAGTCATTTTGAATCTTATAGAACCATTTCATCGTTTTGTGGGAGAGGACATGATGACTGACCTAAAGTACCCTCTGAAAGGAAATACTATCCCCTTTTGGGCCGTTCCG ATTTTTGGTATATTGCTGCCTTTTGCAATCATTACTGCCTACTACTTCGTTAGGAAGGATGTGTATGACCTCCATCATGCTATTTTAG GCCTTCTGTTTTCTGTCCTTCTGACTGGAGTCCTAACTGATGCAATCAAAGATGCTGTTGGTCGTCCTCGTCCAGACTTCTTTTGGCGTTGCTTCCCTGATGGCAAGGGG GTATTTGACCCTGTCACACGAAACGTTATGTGTACCGGACTAAAAAGTGTCATCAAGGAAGGACACAAAAGTTTCCCGAGTGGGCATACATCTT GGTCTTTTGCTGGTCTGGGTTTTCTGTCATTGTACTTGTCTGGGAAAATCAGGGCATTTGATCGTAAGGGCCACGTTGCAAAGCTTTGTATCTCTTTTCTGCCCTTGCTTGTTGCAGCTCTTGTCGGAGTTTCACGCGTCGATGATTACTGGCATCATTGGCAAGATGTATTTGCTGGAGGCCTTCTAG GATTGACTGTTGCTTGCTTTTGTTACTTGCAATTCTTTCCACCGCCGTATGACATTGATG AGGCTTAG
- the LOC131311160 gene encoding lipid phosphate phosphatase 2-like isoform X1, whose protein sequence is MPEIQLGAHTIRSHGTHVARIHMHDWLILLLLVVIEVILNLIEPFHRFVGEDMMTDLKYPLKGNTIPFWAVPIFGILLPFAIITAYYFVRKDVYDLHHAILGLLFSVLLTGVLTDAIKDAVGRPRPDFFWRCFPDGKGVFDPVTRNVMCTGLKSVIKEGHKSFPSGHTSWSFAGLGFLSLYLSGKIRAFDRKGHVAKLCISFLPLLVAALVGVSRVDDYWHHWQDVFAGGLLGLTVACFCYLQFFPPPYDIDGWGPHAYFQMLAESQNGARTSTDRANCLVATPTELGNFYSPSRLGMVTSQVNNVRDSSPILDEMERGRR, encoded by the exons ATGCCAGAGATTCAATTAGGTGCTCACACTATAAGGTCCCATGGAACTCATGTCGCAAGGATCCACATGCACGATTGGCTGATTCTTCTGCTTCTGGTGGTGATAGAAGTCATTTTGAATCTTATAGAACCATTTCATCGTTTTGTGGGAGAGGACATGATGACTGACCTAAAGTACCCTCTGAAAGGAAATACTATCCCCTTTTGGGCCGTTCCG ATTTTTGGTATATTGCTGCCTTTTGCAATCATTACTGCCTACTACTTCGTTAGGAAGGATGTGTATGACCTCCATCATGCTATTTTAG GCCTTCTGTTTTCTGTCCTTCTGACTGGAGTCCTAACTGATGCAATCAAAGATGCTGTTGGTCGTCCTCGTCCAGACTTCTTTTGGCGTTGCTTCCCTGATGGCAAGGGG GTATTTGACCCTGTCACACGAAACGTTATGTGTACCGGACTAAAAAGTGTCATCAAGGAAGGACACAAAAGTTTCCCGAGTGGGCATACATCTT GGTCTTTTGCTGGTCTGGGTTTTCTGTCATTGTACTTGTCTGGGAAAATCAGGGCATTTGATCGTAAGGGCCACGTTGCAAAGCTTTGTATCTCTTTTCTGCCCTTGCTTGTTGCAGCTCTTGTCGGAGTTTCACGCGTCGATGATTACTGGCATCATTGGCAAGATGTATTTGCTGGAGGCCTTCTAG GATTGACTGTTGCTTGCTTTTGTTACTTGCAATTCTTTCCACCGCCGTATGACATTGATG GTTGGGGTCCACATGCATATTTTCAAATGTTGGCGGAATCCCAAAATGGCGCCCGAACTTCAACTGACAGGGCCAACTGTCTAGTTGCAACTCCGACGGAGCTTGGGAACTTTTATAGCCCGTCTCGCCTTGGCATGGTAACATCACAAGTCAATAATGTAAGGGACTCAAGCCCAATCCTTGATGAGATGGAAAGAGGGAGAAGATAG
- the LOC131309442 gene encoding uncharacterized protein LOC131309442 produces MSQNKRVRMPYCQLSQEEKDRINARRRALYAEKRSRHENTFIPVQIQGQVSAEENIESSLPNSYIGDNTYNEEELVYDHNTTAMDPLGVPSTSTGHNKYRIDNASNYTIHVAVNTLMPLQTLQQRTIPTEVYKLPHVQDCRHCGAKKFPYETAKFCCSGGEVRLYPTAIPFELQQLYSGAGPDSMHFLQYIKPYNEILAFTSMGVHLDPAFAKRVNGIYTFRAQGQIYHFIDSLYPSGHMPSYLQLYFYDTEKEAELRIGDKDKLQPRIISTLIDLLQANPYSQFFRGLRHLPNIDECQIILRADPKIQDYTALPPTVPQVAAIWIENEQAAELQERDIIVQKHDGHSQTISHYYGCYDPLQYPLLFPFGEPGWHQGIQKIKTSSTSQSCLGQGRVLPAQSSTAEELIANETAGKSGYFLYAFD; encoded by the exons ATGTCTCAAAACAAGCGTGTGAGAATGCCATATTGTCAATTATCACAAGAAGAAAAGGACAGGATAAACGCACGAAGGAGAGCTTTATATGCAGAAAAAAGATCGCGACATGAAAATACATTCATACCAGTTCAGATACAAGGACAAGTAAGTGCAGAAGAAAATATTGAGTCAAGCTTACCTAACAGCTACATAGGAGATAATACTTACAATGAGGAGGAACTGGTTTATGACCATAATACTACTGCTATGGATCCTCTGGGAGTACCATCAACTTCAACAGGTCATAACAAAT ATAGAATTGATAATGCTTCAAATTATACTATTCATGTAGCAGTAAACACTTTGATGCCTCTACAAACTCTACAGCAGCGAACTATACCAACTGAAGTATACAAATTACCACATGTGCAAGATTGCCGACATtgtggtgcaaaaaaatttccttatgAAACAGCCAAATTCTGCTGTTCTGGAGGAGAAGTTCGTCTTTATCCAACTGCTATTCCTTTTGAGCTCCAACAATTATACTCAGGTGCAGGTCCAGATTCTATGCATTTCCTGCAGTACATAAAACCCTACAATGAGATTCTCGCATTTACCTCGATGGGTGTCCATCTGGATCCAGCATTTGCAAAGCGAGTTAATGGAATTTACACTTTCCGAGCACAAGGGCAAATCTATCATTTTATTGATAGTCTTTACCCTTCGGGACATATGCCATCATATTTGCAGTTATATTTTTATGACACAGAGAAGGAGGCTGAACTGAGGATAGGTGATAAAGACAAATTACAACCCCGTATTATTTCAACCTTGATTGATCTGTTACAAGCAAATCCATATTCGCAGTTTTTTCGTGGTCTAAGGCATTTGCCAAATATTGATGAATGCCAAATCATTTTGAGAGCTGATCCTAAGATACAAGACTACACTGCCTTGCCGCCAACTGTGCCACAAGTTGCCGCAATCTGGATAGAAAATGAACAAGCTGCGGAATTACAAGAGCGTGATATTATTGTTCAAAAACATGATGGTCATAGTCAAACAATCAGTCATTATTATGGTTGTTACGATCCTCTTCAATATCCACTCCTATTTCCATTTGGAGAACCAGGATGGCATCAAggaatccaaaaaattaaaacatcaaGTACCTCACAATCTTGTTTAGGACAAGGCAGAGTCTTACCAGCACAATCATCAACAGCAGAAGAGCTAATTGCCAATGAAACAGCAGGTAAATCTGGTTACTTCCTCTATGCATTTGATTAG
- the LOC131309443 gene encoding uncharacterized protein LOC131309443 — MVSAREFYTYRLQIRKNTNSILLESGRLLQQFTVDMYVKIETLRLDYFRNRQEEIRADLYQGIVDSIEHGESDPSKIGKRIVLPGSFIGGPRDMRKRFLDAMTLVERYGKPDLFLTMTCNPNWQEIKDQMKPHEEAQNRPDLLSRVFRSKLEHLQKEVVQNQLFGPVAAYTFVVEFQKRGLPHVHMLIILKSLFKLDTVEKIDAVISAELPDKKKYPYLYAIVLKHMMHGPCGELDMRRACMQNGKCKNHYPRSYCTETSIDSDGYPMYKRRSTGEEVHIRGQMLDNRWVVPYNPYLLAMFDCHINVEVCSTIKAVKYLYKYIYKGHDKIIYRLVTSKFPEDIDEIQQFQAARWISPPEAIWRIYRFALHEIQPAVINLQLHLEGCQLIPLKKDTNLQNIIDNDFLSRTMLTQFFWMNAHNDKAKSLQLLYRDFP; from the coding sequence ATGGTTTCAGCCCGAGAGTTCTACACATATCGACTGCAGATCAGAAAAAATACCAACTCAATATTGTTAGAATCTGGACGACTTCTGCAGCAGTTCACAGTTGATATGTACGTAAAAATTGAGACTTTAAGATTAGACTACTTCAGAAATAGACAAGAAGAGATCCGAGCTGATTTATACCAAGGAATTGTTGATAGTATCGAGCATGGTGAATCTGATCCTTCTAAGATTGGCAAACGCATTGTTCTTCCAGGTAGTTTCATAGGAGGACCAAGGGATATGCGCAAGCGCTTTTTGGATGCAATGACTTTGGTGGAGAGGTATGGAAAACCTGATCTTTTCTTGACAATGACATGCAATCCAAATTGGCAAGAAATAAAAGATCAGATGAAACCTCATGAAGAGGCTCAAAACAGACCTGATTTGTTGTCTAGAGTATTTAGGAGTAAGCTTGAACACTTGCAAAAAGAAGTAGTACAAAATCAGCTCTTTGGTCCAGTGGCTGCATACACATTCGTGGTCGAATTCCAAAAAAGAGGTCTACCACATGTGCATATGTTGATCATACTGAAAAGCCTGTTCAAGCTTGACACAGTTGAGAAAATTGATGCAGTCATTTCAGCTGAATTACCAGATAAAAAGAAGTACCCATATTTGTATGCAATTGTTCTAAAACATATGATGCATGGACCATGTGGGGAATTAGACATGAGAAGAGCATGCATGCAAAATGGAAAGTGTAAAAATCACTATCCAAGAAGCTACTGCACAGAAACTTCTATTGATAGTGATGGTTATCCAATGTATAAAAGACGTTCAACTGGAGAAGAAGTACACATTCGCGGTCAGATGCTCGACAACAGATGGGTTGTGCCATATAATCCTTATTTGTTAGCTATGTTTGATTGCCATATTAATGTTGAAGTATGCTCCACTATCAAGGCAGTCAAATATCtctacaaatatatatacaagggACATGACAAAATTATCTATCGCTTGGTCACATCAAAATTTCCTGAAGACATAGATGAGATCCAGCAATTCCAAGCAGCAAGATGGATATCTCCCCCAGAAGCAATATGGCGAATATATCGATTTGCTCTACATGAGATTCAGCCCGCTGTTATCAATTTGCAGCTACACTTAGAAGGCTGCCAACTGATTCCATTAAAGAAAGATACAAATTTGCAGAATATAATTGATAATGATTTCTTATCAAGAACAATGCTCACACAATTCTTCTGGATGAATGCTCATAATGACAAGGCAAAGTCATTACAACTGCTATATAGAGACTTCCCATAG
- the LOC131309444 gene encoding uncharacterized protein LOC131309444, with translation MPLSLRQLFCTILVYCAPVNPLELFFKFEDDMTEDYVSIQKLTRDAARQVLLKALNAELESMGKKLHDYQLSHLLISDSTEKAIPKEVQDEMNIQISEDDLRAPSLLNVEQATAFKEILTAVLNQNPKSFFIDGPGGTGKTFLYRALLAKVRSQRLIALATATSGVAASILPNGRTAHSRFKIPIDGDVKLCCGISKQSGLATLIKQAVLIIWDEASMAKKESIEALDYLLRDLTENDTLFGGKVVVLGGDFRQVLPVIPKGTKIDCINASLVRSYIWPALIKFKLKENMRAKTDPAFSRYILRVGNGLEKENDMGEINLPSFLILQPTTTMQPLNQLIQFVFPSFDLHGLDPLSLTNSAILTPKNLAVDEINEAIIAKFPGKEQTYLSFDEASDPTQQGLYIDFLNSVTPQGMPSHHLSLKRNSPILLLRNINPSQGLCNGTRLICKEFKSHLITAQIAVGERKGTTIFIPRIPLQPNEPHHYPVQFTRRQFPVRTCFAMTINKAQGQTLSTVGIYLPEPVFAHGQLYVALSRATTAAKIRVHASQSQKDTLPRYQTKNIVYKELLQEANCL, from the coding sequence ATGCCATTATCATTACGACAACTATTCTGTACTATTCTCGTCTATTGTGCTCCAGTGAATCCATTGGAACtattcttcaaatttgaagacGATATGACAGAAGACTATGTCTCCATACAAAAGCTCACCAGAGATGCTGCACGACAAGTTTTACTCAAAGCGTTAAATGCAGAGCTTGAATCTATGGGCAAAAAGCTACACGATTATCAATTATCCCATCTTCTTATTTCTGATTCGACAGAGAAAGCAATCCCAAAAGAAGTACAAGATGAAATGAATATCCAAATATCAGAAGATGATCTACGAGCCCCAAGTTTATTAAATGTGGAACAGGCAACAGCTTTCAAGGAAATTCTCACAGCTGTTCTCAATCAAAATCCCAAAAGCTTCTTTATCGATGGTCCTGGAGGTACTGGCAAAACATTCCTTTACCGAGCATTGCTTGCAAAGGTTCGTTCGCAACGTTTAATTGCACTAGCAACAGCCACCTCTGGAGTTGCAGCATCAATTTTACCAAATGGAAGAACAGCCCATTCCCGCTTCAAAATCCCAATTGATGGTGATGTTAAACTCTGCTGTGGCATTTCAAAGCAGTCTGGTCTAGCTACTCTTATTAAACAAGCTGTACTTATCATTTGGGATGAAGCATCAATGGCAAAGAAGGAATCAATCGAAGCCTTGGATTACCTCCTACGTGATCTTACAGAAAATGATACATTATTTGGAGGAAAAGTTGTGGTATTGGGAGGTGATTTCAGGCAAGTGCTACCTGTTATACCTAAAGGAACAAAGATTGACTGCATTAATGCAAGCTTAGTCAGATCATACATATGGCCAGCACTCATCAAGTTCAAACTAAAGGAAAATATGCGCGCAAAGACTGACCCAGCATTCAGTCGATATATTCTACGAGTTGGAAATGGcctagaaaaggaaaatgacatggGAGAAATTAACTTGCCATCATTCCTAATCCTACAACCAACCACAACAATGCAGCCTTTGAACCAGCTAATCCAATTTGTTTTCCCCTCCTTTGACCTACACGGATTAGACCCACTTTCTTTAACCAACTCTGCCATCCTCACACCCAAAAACCTAGCAGTTGATGAAATTAATGAAGCAATCATTGCCAAATTCCCAGGGAAAGAGCAGACATACTTAAGTTTCGACGAAGCATCTGATCCTACTCAACAAGGGCTCTATATCGACTTCCTCAATTCCGTAACACCTCAAGGAATGCCATCGCATCATTTGAGTCTAAAAAGGAACAGCCCAATTTTGCTACTTAGAAACATAAATCCTTCGCAAGGATTATGTAATGGCACAAGATTGATATGCAAAGAATTCAAAAGCCATCTGATTACTGCTCAAATCGCAGTTGGTGAACGGAAAGGCACTACAATTTTCATACCAAGGATCCCTTTACAGCCAAATGAGCCTCATCATTACCCAGTGCAGTTCACACGTCGCCAATTCCCTGTGAGAACATGTTTCGCTATGACAATAAATAAAGCCCAGGGTCAGACATTAAGTACTGTTGGTATATACTTACCTGAGCCAGTTTTTGCTCATGGACAGCTCTATGTCGCTTTATCTCGAGCAACAACAGCAGCCAAAATACGAGTCCATGCCAGCCAATCACAAAAAGACACATTACCACGCTACCAGACTAAGAATATTGTATATAAGGAGCTGTTACAAGAAGCTAATTGCTTATAA
- the LOC131309445 gene encoding replication protein A 70 kDa DNA-binding subunit B-like translates to MAPNIIPLKDITLTTRNYTIQAMVIEKNIPRMSKTSSSLYQRIMLQDKEGNKMQATVFGYNIKILESSLKLYHTYSITNATVGETPEMFRFLENKTQLSINARTPVEEMQIDGLTMRTIKYDFTPIAALQQIKHPDPKLDVVFAILNVGPRKFINHSYVVDVRIVDQSFQPSILSLWDQFSEYEAHAMANLPGTFPVAIGLRLKTSKYYGRTLATRNSSSFIFDVLIPEATALQSWAVANTKKLRELAATEPTQVLIPNTEENPEDDTIQIANLPISVDKTQYLNVQAIVRVTDFGQNFYYLACSICKKATNAYGHEDFWCNYCNQKVPALAKIKFNVQITDPTGTIEAAIFSEIAAEFYNITEADATNGQLALPILHMLAEPKKCLITLKAYMHNYAGISQLKFNVHTISLDNSTETEDRSEALLVQPPNTPNKKSKKEDHNSSTSASSPTINTPSDK, encoded by the exons ATGGCTCCAAACATCATACCGCTAAAAGATATCACTCTCACAACTAGAAACTACACAATCCAAGCTATGGTGATTGAAAAAAACATTCCAAGAATGTCAAAAACCAGCTCTTCCCTATATCAAAGAATCATGTTGCAGGACAAAGAG GGAAACAAAATGCAAGCAACGGTGTTTGGATACAACATCAAAATTCTGGAAAGTTCACTCAAGCTATACCATACGTACTCCATAACAAATGCTACTGTTGGTGAAACTCCAGAAATGTTCCGCTTTTTGGAGAATAAGACTCAATTATCAATCAATGCACGCACACCAGTTGAAGAAATGCAGATTGATGGACTCACAATGAGGACAATCAAATATGACTTTACTCCAATCGCTGCTCTCCAGCAAATCAAGCACCCTGATCCAAAGCTAG ATGTCGTGTTTGCAATTCTCAATGTTGGACCACGGAAATTCATAAACCACTCATATGTCGTCGATGTTCGAATAGTTGATCAAAG CTTCCAACCTTCAATCCTATCACTTTGGGACCAATTCTCAGAATATGAAGCACATGCAATGGCAAATTTACCAGGCACTTTTCCTGTGGCAATTGGTCTACGActgaaaacttcaaaatactATG GTCGAACACTTGCCACACGGAACTCATCAAGTTTCATCTTTGACGTACTAATACCAGAGGCAACTGCACTACAGTCATG GGCTGTAGCAAACACCAAAAAACTCAGAGAACTTGCAGCAACAGAACCAACACAAGTTCTGATACCAAACACAGAAGAAAATCCAGAAGATGATACCATCCAAATTGCTAACCTGCCCATATCAGTGGACAAG ACACAATACCTCAATGTACAAGCCATAGTAAGAGTCACTGATTTTGGGCAAAACTTTTATTACCTAGCTTGTTCTATCTGCAAAAAGGCAACAAATGCATATGGACACGAAGACTTTTGGTGCAACTACTGTAACCAAAAAGTGCCAGCACTCGCAAA GATCAAATTCAATGTCCAAATCACCGATCCGACTGGAACAATTGAGGCAGCAATCTTTTCAGAAATTGCAGCAGAGTTCTATAACATTACAGAAGCGGATGCAACCAAT GGACAACTTGCCCTCCCAATACTTCACATGCTAGCTGAACCTAAGAAATGCCTCATCACATTGAAAGCTTACATGCACAATTATGCTGGGATCAGTCAACTCAAGTTCAATGTGCACACCATCTCTCTGGATAACAGCACAGAAACAGAAGACCGTTCAGAAGCACTACTTGTTCAACCACCGAACACTCCaaacaagaaaagcaaaaaGGAAGACCACAACTCAAGCACCTCAGCCTCCAGCCCAACAATCAACACCCCATCGGATAAATAA